A genomic window from Oncorhynchus gorbuscha isolate QuinsamMale2020 ecotype Even-year unplaced genomic scaffold, OgorEven_v1.0 Un_scaffold_2177, whole genome shotgun sequence includes:
- the LOC124025108 gene encoding calcitonin gene-related peptide type 1 receptor-like isoform X1 has translation MDANGIFSLLLLCSVTELCVLASPEGNDSQQHHTQNVYHDIGVTRNTIVTAQFECYQKIMKNDKHNKIGPVCNRTWDGWLCWEDTEAGFTTNQHCPDYFQDFDTAEMASKVCSETGNWFLHPESNRTWTNYTKCTAYTSAGRVTAMNLYYLVLIGHGLSLTSLFFSLGIFFHFKSLSCQRITLHKNLFFSFVLNSVITIIWLTAVANNQGLVQSNPVSCKVIMFIHLYLFGCNYFWMLCEGIYLHTLIVVAVFAEKQHLMWYYLLGWGFPLIPALIHAIARSYYYNDNCWISSNTSLLYIIHGPICAALLVNLFFLLNIVRVLITKLKVTHQAESSLYMKAVRATLILVPLLGIQFVLFPYKPQGRFALEIYDYIMNILMHYQGLLVATIFCFFNGEVQGVLRRHWNQQRIQFGSNFAHADVFRSASYVASSLTEVHRCYSIDGHTEHMNGKNSYHDVETVTPTILRSDNPFA, from the exons ATGGATGCTAACGGCATATTCTCACTTCTGTTGCTGTGTTCTGTCACTGAG CTGTGCGTGTTGGCGAGCCCTGAGGGGAATGATTCCCAGCAGCACCATACCCAGAACGTCTACCACGACATCGGTGTTACCAGGAACACCATAGTCACTGCTCAGTTTGAGTGCTATCAGAAGATCATGAAAAACGACAAACACAACAAAATAG GGCCAGTTTGTAACAGGACGTGGGATGGCTGGCTGTGCTGGGAGGACACAGAGGCAGGCTTCACTACAAACCAACACTGTCCAGACTACTTCCAAGACTTTGACACAGCAG AAATGGCGTCCAAAGTGTGCAGTGAAACGGGTAATTGGTTTCTACACCCGGAGAGCAACAGGACATGGACAAACTACACCAAATGTACGGCATACACCAGTGCAGGAAGAGTG ACAGCGATGAATCTCTACTACCTGGTTCTGATTGGACATGGACTGTCGCTGACGTCATTGTTCTTCTCATTGGGAATATTTTTCCATTTCAA GAGTCTAAGCTGCCAGAGGATAACGCTCCACAAAAACCTATTTTTTTCATTTGTGTTGAACTCGGTCATCACCATCATCTGGTTGACAGCGGTGGCTAACAACCAGGGACTAGTGCAGAGCAACCCT gtgagCTGTAAGGTGATCATGTTTATTCACCTGTACCTGTTTGGCTGTAACTACTTCTGGATGCTGTGTGAGGGCATCTACCTGCACACACTCATCGTCGTGGCTGTGTTCGCCGAGAAACAACACCTCATGTGGTACTACCTGCTTGGATGGG GATTTCCACTCATACCTGCATTGATACATGCAATAGCACGAAGCTACTACTACAATGATAA ttGTTGGATCAGCTCCAACACTTCCCTCCTCTACATTATCCATGGTCCCATCTGTGCTGCCCTGCTG gtgaatcTGTTCTTCCTGTTAAACATTGTGCGTGTCCTCATCACCAAACTGAAG GTGACCCATCAAGCTGAATCTAGCCTCTACATGAAGGCTGTGAGAGCCACCCTGATCCTAGTCCCTCTCCTGGGCATCCAGTTTGTCTTGTTCCCCTACAAACCCCAGGGACGCTTCGCCTTGGAGATCTACGACTATATTATGAACATCCTCATGCACTACCAG GGTCTCCTGGTTGCCACCATCTTCTGCTTCTTCAATGGGGAG GTCCAAGGTGTTTTGCGAAGGCACTGGAACCAGCAGAGGATCCAGTTTGGCAGTAACTTTGCCCACGCAGATGTCTTCCGCTCAGCCTCATACGTGGCGTCATCCCTGACAGAGGTGCATCGCTGCTACAGCATCGACGGGCACACCGAACACATGAACGGCAAGAACAGCTACCACGACGTCGAGACGGTGACACCCACCATACTCCGGTCAGACAACCCGTTTGCCTGA
- the LOC124025108 gene encoding calcitonin gene-related peptide type 1 receptor-like isoform X2: protein MDANGIFSLLLLCSVTELCVLASPEGNDSQQHHTQNVYHDIGVTRNTIVTAQFECYQKIMKNDKHNKIGPVCNRTWDGWLCWEDTEAGFTTNQHCPDYFQDFDTAEMASKVCSETGNWFLHPESNRTWTNYTKCTAYTSAGRVTAMNLYYLVLIGHGLSLTSLFFSLGIFFHFKSLSCQRITLHKNLFFSFVLNSVITIIWLTAVANNQGLVQSNPVSCKVIMFIHLYLFGCNYFWMLCEGIYLHTLIVVAVFAEKQHLMWYYLLGWGFPLIPALIHAIARSYYYNDNCWISSNTSLLYIIHGPICAALLVTHQAESSLYMKAVRATLILVPLLGIQFVLFPYKPQGRFALEIYDYIMNILMHYQGLLVATIFCFFNGEVQGVLRRHWNQQRIQFGSNFAHADVFRSASYVASSLTEVHRCYSIDGHTEHMNGKNSYHDVETVTPTILRSDNPFA, encoded by the exons ATGGATGCTAACGGCATATTCTCACTTCTGTTGCTGTGTTCTGTCACTGAG CTGTGCGTGTTGGCGAGCCCTGAGGGGAATGATTCCCAGCAGCACCATACCCAGAACGTCTACCACGACATCGGTGTTACCAGGAACACCATAGTCACTGCTCAGTTTGAGTGCTATCAGAAGATCATGAAAAACGACAAACACAACAAAATAG GGCCAGTTTGTAACAGGACGTGGGATGGCTGGCTGTGCTGGGAGGACACAGAGGCAGGCTTCACTACAAACCAACACTGTCCAGACTACTTCCAAGACTTTGACACAGCAG AAATGGCGTCCAAAGTGTGCAGTGAAACGGGTAATTGGTTTCTACACCCGGAGAGCAACAGGACATGGACAAACTACACCAAATGTACGGCATACACCAGTGCAGGAAGAGTG ACAGCGATGAATCTCTACTACCTGGTTCTGATTGGACATGGACTGTCGCTGACGTCATTGTTCTTCTCATTGGGAATATTTTTCCATTTCAA GAGTCTAAGCTGCCAGAGGATAACGCTCCACAAAAACCTATTTTTTTCATTTGTGTTGAACTCGGTCATCACCATCATCTGGTTGACAGCGGTGGCTAACAACCAGGGACTAGTGCAGAGCAACCCT gtgagCTGTAAGGTGATCATGTTTATTCACCTGTACCTGTTTGGCTGTAACTACTTCTGGATGCTGTGTGAGGGCATCTACCTGCACACACTCATCGTCGTGGCTGTGTTCGCCGAGAAACAACACCTCATGTGGTACTACCTGCTTGGATGGG GATTTCCACTCATACCTGCATTGATACATGCAATAGCACGAAGCTACTACTACAATGATAA ttGTTGGATCAGCTCCAACACTTCCCTCCTCTACATTATCCATGGTCCCATCTGTGCTGCCCTGCTG GTGACCCATCAAGCTGAATCTAGCCTCTACATGAAGGCTGTGAGAGCCACCCTGATCCTAGTCCCTCTCCTGGGCATCCAGTTTGTCTTGTTCCCCTACAAACCCCAGGGACGCTTCGCCTTGGAGATCTACGACTATATTATGAACATCCTCATGCACTACCAG GGTCTCCTGGTTGCCACCATCTTCTGCTTCTTCAATGGGGAG GTCCAAGGTGTTTTGCGAAGGCACTGGAACCAGCAGAGGATCCAGTTTGGCAGTAACTTTGCCCACGCAGATGTCTTCCGCTCAGCCTCATACGTGGCGTCATCCCTGACAGAGGTGCATCGCTGCTACAGCATCGACGGGCACACCGAACACATGAACGGCAAGAACAGCTACCACGACGTCGAGACGGTGACACCCACCATACTCCGGTCAGACAACCCGTTTGCCTGA